The stretch of DNA atagtaggtgatTAGTCAATGAAAGAAAATTCCTAGCCCCTTTCTggcatgaagaaaatgaaagcaaccaGTTGGGATGTATGGTGCAAAGGAAATTAATGCATTAAGTAAGCTATTGTTTGTCATATACTGATacccaaaacaataataaaatgtgtttatttgagCAAAATATGTCTTTATGAATATTCCTTACTTAAGGCAACTTTCACAGGGTAAATTACATCATCTCCCCAGGAGGCAGCATGCCTATCAGCCTTTATTCACAGTATGTATGGGGTGTTCCTAATATGGCAATTGACATAGGTGAGCTGCAAATCCTTAAAGTAGAGCTAAGTAAACTAGCATTCCTACGCTGTAAGTTCTGTCCAAATTTTCATATCTTAGTCAAAGCACTTCAGAAAAATGAGCATGAATTGTGAACTTGGGGCAAATATggcaaaaaagaaacatcaagTGCACAGTGTGAGAAAGTACTACAGTTCTGTGTCATTTAGAGTTCTTTGACACAGCAACAGACAGACACCCAGCCCAGTGCCCCTAAGCCTTCAGTTGGCGTCAGAGGCTGCTTTACGGATAATGGCACTCCTCAGAGCACCTTTGACATCCTTGTTCCTAAGGCTGTAAAGCAAAGGGTTGAGTAAGGGGGTGACAAAGGTGTAGACCAACGCGATTTGGCTGTCCTCATCCTCTGAGGTGCTGGACCGAGGACGCAGGTACACGAGGCTGCAGCAGCCATACTGCAGCAGGACCACGGTGAGGTGGAAGGAGCAGGTGGAGAAGGCCCGGCGGCGGCCCTCGGCAGAACGGATGCTCAGGATGGCACAGGTGATGAACACGTAGGAGACGCAGATGAGCAGGAAGGGGATGGTCAGCACGAGGATGCTCACGACATAGAGGACAGCCTGGTGCACGCGGATGTCAGCGCAGGCCAGGCGCAGGACGGGAGGCACATCGCAGAGGAAGTGGTTGATTTCCTGGTGGTGGCCGCAAAAGGGCAGGGTGAAGATTAAGGCGGTGAGCtgcagggaggggaagagggccaggcccagggccccacccAGCATCTGCGTGCACAGCTCGCGGGTCATGATGAGGGTGTAGTGCAGCGGGTGGCAGATAGCCACATAGCGGTCATAGGCCATGATCGCCAAGAGGAAACAGTCCGTGCTGCCGAGGGTGACAAAGAAGAACATTTGGGCCCCACATCCAGCCAACGA from Homo sapiens chromosome 11, GRCh38.p14 Primary Assembly encodes:
- the OR10Q1 gene encoding olfactory receptor 10Q1; amino-acid sequence: MPVGKLVFNQSEPTEFVFRAFTTATEFQVLLFLLFLLLYLMILCGNTAIIWVVCTHSTLRTPMYFFLSNLSFLELCYTTVVVPLMLSNILGAQKPISLAGCGAQMFFFVTLGSTDCFLLAIMAYDRYVAICHPLHYTLIMTRELCTQMLGGALGLALFPSLQLTALIFTLPFCGHHQEINHFLCDVPPVLRLACADIRVHQAVLYVVSILVLTIPFLLICVSYVFITCAILSIRSAEGRRRAFSTCSFHLTVVLLQYGCCSLVYLRPRSSTSEDEDSQIALVYTFVTPLLNPLLYSLRNKDVKGALRSAIIRKAASDAN